From Anaerococcus urinomassiliensis:
TCTTCTTTTGCAAATAAGACTGACTTTTCATCTATATTATTAGCCTTAACCCTTACAAAATACCTATAATTATCAGCAGTTTTTCGCTTTTCTAAGATTGTAATATGAGCTGTTATTTCATTATAATCTTTTAGCTTGTAAGTCCTAAAATTAAAAAAGCTAAGGGTAAATCCTAGTAAAATACCCAAGGGAATTACCATATATTTCTTGTCAAATATACACAGAAATCCTGCAGATATCCCACAAATGACTATTACATTTAATAAAGACATAGTCTCAAAATTAATAAATAATCCTATGCCTGAGACAATCCCCAACAGGCAATAAAAAATTTTCTTTCTCATAGGCTAACCTCGGGTATATTATATCATAAGTACAATCATTAGTTTTAGACTAAAGGAAGGTAAGTAATGCAAAAATTATACCTAAATTATCCAGAAATAACCGATATAAAGGCAAATATAGTATCAAGAAGAACAAACGGCGAGAATACCCAAGTAATACTCGACCGTACTATTTTTATGCCTACAAATGACAATTTCTTAAAAGATCATGGCAACATATCCGGACTTGAGATCTTATCTATCGAAGAAAAAAGAGACAACATAATCCACACCATAAAGGGTAAACCACAAAAATCTGCCGTAACACTGCATTTGGACGGTGAAAATAGATTAAAAAATCTTACATATAATACAGCTTTTGTCTTATTTAAACTAATTTTTAAAACTTTTTATTTGGCAAAGGATATAAACTTACTTTTAGAAGATAATAAGTTTTATATTAGAGTAAGTAATTTTTATGATTTTCTAGATACAAATCTTATGGAAGATCAAATTAATTTCCTTATTTCAAAGGCAGTGAAAATTGAAAATAATAGCGGAATCACAAGTATTTATCCTTTTGGAGAAGTAATTAATAACGATATATGCTATGATAACACTAGTAAAGTTAGAGGATTTAAGATTATCACTTGCCAAAATATAGGAAATGAGTTAGACATAGAATTTATTGCAGGGGATGATTTGATCCATAATTGATGGCAAGAGCCATCTTTTTTTTGTCGTATTTTATATATATATTTACATTAACGCTTTAATTTGTTATAATTAAATAAATTTAAAGAAAGGAGAAGAATAATGAACATTAATCTAAATAAGAAAATCGGAGTTTCTAAAAATTAGTCAAAGTAAGTACATATATAACTCCTTGCTTTGACTATAATAAAAAAATCAAGGAGGAAGCGGATTTACCGCACTTATGAAAGAATTAAAATTTATTTTCAAAGAAATGTGGTCTAAGGACCCATTTATGTATGTGATTATTGTAATAAATGCAATAATTAATGGACTATTACCCTTTATCTGGATTTTATCTCCAGCCTATGTTATAGATAACAGTGATAAGGGTATAGAATTTTTCATTCCATTTTTTATCTTTCTATTTGTAGCAACTTCACTGATGAAGTTTTTAAATTCATTTTTGACTGGTAATTATAGGATGAGAATGAATAATCTTCGCTACGAGCTTAATAGAAATATCATAGAATACAGCCTCAATTTATCCTATGCCGACCAGCAGGACAAAAAGCAAAAAGAACTTATAGCAGATGCCATAAGAGCAGTCGAATATCCTTTTGATGGTTTTGGCAATATTGTATTAAATATGCCAATGGGTTTTGGTCTAATAATATCTTTAATAGCTTATCTATGGATTTTTACAGCTATGCCTTGGTATTTAGTCTTATATCTAATCGTTCTGACTATTATTATTGGCAGAAATATGTATAAAATTACTTTTATCTACGAGGACTTTTGGGAGAAAATTGATCATACCTGGGAAGAAGTTCACCAGCTAAATTATGAACTGCAAAATCCTATATCAAAACTAGATATATTGATGTACGATATGAAAAAAGTATTCAGGAAATACTATTTTTCTTTGACTGATATACGATTTCGCGAGATGTATGCTGCAGATAAAAAGACATTTAAAGTTTTTATCAAATCAAGAATTATTTCTCTAATACGTGACTTACCTATCTTTTACTGGATGATTTTAAGTCTATCCCAAGGAGAAATAAGTGTATCTCGTTTTTTTGTCTTGTTTACATCTGTATTTGCCTTTATGATAATGATAGATCAGTTTTGTAACCAAACTGCTTTTTTTGTAAGGGATTTGAAATTTTTCAAGTATTATTTCAAGATACTAGATTTCCCAAAAAAATCTTATAAAAAAATAGATTTCGATAGGGTAAATATAGAAATTAAGAATTTATCATTTAAATATCCATCATCTGACAAATACGTCCTAAAGAATATCAACCTAGATTTATCTAACAATAAGTCTATAGCCTTAGTCGGTGAAAATGGAGCTGGCAAAACTACTCTTGCTCTAATACTTGCAGGACTACTGGAGCCAACTAGTGGAGAAATTTTATTAAATGGTAAGGATATAAATTCTTATGGGATAAACAAAAAAGACCTAGTATCTGCTATTTTTCAAGATAACCTCCTATTGCCCTATTCTATTAAGGAAAATGTGGCTATGAATTCTAATGATTGTGATTTAACTGATGTCTATGAAAAAACTGGTCTAGATGACATTATCGCTAAATATGATAAAAAAGATGAACAGATACTTTTAAGAACCTTAGATGATAAGGGAATCGACCTATCTGGAGGCCAAAAGCAAAGGTTATTTTTGGCTCGTGCTATCAACAAAAAATCTGCCAAAATTCTAATCTTAGATGAGCCAACAGCTCAGCTAGACGCTATAGCAGAACGTGACCTATACGAGCTTTATAACGAAATGACAAGGGATAAATCAAGCGTATTTATCTCTCACAGGCTAGCTTCCACTAAGTTTTGTGACAAGGTAGTCTTCCTAAAAAACGGTGAAATCATCGAAGAAGGGACTCACGAAGAATTGCTAAAAGCTAATGGCGAATACAAGGAATTATTTGAAATCCAAGCCAAAAATTACAAGGAGGAAGCCCATGCGTAATTACATCAGACTTTTTAAGATTATTGAAAGTAAGCATAAGGGCTTCATAAAAAAAGTAATTTTTATAAGCCTGCTTTTGGGTTTACTTCCCCTATTTAATATAATTGCACCGAAATTAATTATAGACGAATATAATGGCCTAAGACGATTTGAAGTCATGTTTGCCTTTATTCTTTTAGCCTTAATATTAAATATAGCCAATGAATTAATATCTTCATATTCAAGAAGCTACTACCAGAGGACCTTGCAAATTTTTAACGATGAATTAGCTTTTGCAGTAAATGAAAAAGTCCTATCCCTGCCAATAGAGCTTACAGATACTAAGTCAACCCAAGAAAAAGTTGAACAGGCCCTATATGGAGTGGGTATGACCTACGCAATATTGGAGTTTCTTGCCTTTGCAACAGGAGCAGTAGCTACAGGTATTGTAGCAATCTTCATACTATTAAGCTTAAACCCGCTTATACCTATATTTATAATAGGACTTAGTTTCTTAAATAAACCCTTTACGAAAATTATTAAGGAAAATGAAAAGAAATATCAAGAAAACTCAGCCAAAGATAACAGAGTTTACAAGTAC
This genomic window contains:
- a CDS encoding alanyl-tRNA editing protein, yielding MQKLYLNYPEITDIKANIVSRRTNGENTQVILDRTIFMPTNDNFLKDHGNISGLEILSIEEKRDNIIHTIKGKPQKSAVTLHLDGENRLKNLTYNTAFVLFKLIFKTFYLAKDINLLLEDNKFYIRVSNFYDFLDTNLMEDQINFLISKAVKIENNSGITSIYPFGEVINNDICYDNTSKVRGFKIITCQNIGNELDIEFIAGDDLIHN
- a CDS encoding ATP-binding cassette domain-containing protein codes for the protein MKELKFIFKEMWSKDPFMYVIIVINAIINGLLPFIWILSPAYVIDNSDKGIEFFIPFFIFLFVATSLMKFLNSFLTGNYRMRMNNLRYELNRNIIEYSLNLSYADQQDKKQKELIADAIRAVEYPFDGFGNIVLNMPMGFGLIISLIAYLWIFTAMPWYLVLYLIVLTIIIGRNMYKITFIYEDFWEKIDHTWEEVHQLNYELQNPISKLDILMYDMKKVFRKYYFSLTDIRFREMYAADKKTFKVFIKSRIISLIRDLPIFYWMILSLSQGEISVSRFFVLFTSVFAFMIMIDQFCNQTAFFVRDLKFFKYYFKILDFPKKSYKKIDFDRVNIEIKNLSFKYPSSDKYVLKNINLDLSNNKSIALVGENGAGKTTLALILAGLLEPTSGEILLNGKDINSYGINKKDLVSAIFQDNLLLPYSIKENVAMNSNDCDLTDVYEKTGLDDIIAKYDKKDEQILLRTLDDKGIDLSGGQKQRLFLARAINKKSAKILILDEPTAQLDAIAERDLYELYNEMTRDKSSVFISHRLASTKFCDKVVFLKNGEIIEEGTHEELLKANGEYKELFEIQAKNYKEEAHA